From Demequina capsici:
CGGCATCGTGCCACCCTTCCATGTGACGGAACTGTTGAAGCGAGGGTAGTCCTTTCACCTCATCCGACAACGCGGCGCCGTGTGACGGTGGGGAAGTATCGGACGGGTACGGCAGCCGTCCGTGCGCGCCGACATCGACGGTGCGGAAGCAACCGATCCGGAGGACTCCATGAGCCAGTCGCCCTTCATCCAGCCCAGCGACAACGCGACGATCACGGCCGCCGACACCGGCAACGTCTTCCATTCGTGGTCGGCGCAGGCCGGCCTGGCGCCCATGCCGATCGCCAGCGGCTCGGGTGTCAAGGTATGGGACTTCGACGGCAACGAGTATCTGGACTTCTCCAGCCAGCTGGTCAACGTCAACATCGGATACCAGCACCCGGCGGTCGTGACCGCTATCCAGGAGCAGGCCGCCCGCCTCGCGACCGTCGGCCCCGCGTACGCGAACGACGCCCGCGCGAAGGCCGCCCAGAAGATCCTCGAGCACGCCCCCGAGGGCATGCAGAAGATCTTCTTCACCAACGCGGGCGCCGACGCCAACGAGAACGCGATCCGCATGGCCCGCCTCCACACCGGCCGCGACAAGGTCCTGTCCCTCTACCGCTCGTACCACGGCAACACCGGCGCTGCCATCGTCGCCACCGGCGACTGGCGCCGAGTTCCCAACGAGTTCGCGCGCGGCCACGTCCACGCGTTCGGGCCCTACCTGTACCGCTCCGAGTTCTGGGCCAGCACCGCGGAGGAGGAGTCGGCACGCGCCCTCCACCACCTCGAGCGCATCGTCCAGGCCGAAGGCCCGTCCTCGATCGCTGCGATGCTGTTCGAGACCATCCCCGGCACCGCAGGCGTCCTCATGCCCCCGCCCGGCTACCTGCACGGCGTGCGGGAGATCTGCGACCGCTACGGCATCATCCTCATCCTGGACGAGGTCATGGCCGGTTTCGGGCGCACCGGCGCCTGGCTCGCGCTCGACAACTTCGATGTGCGCCCCGACCTCGTGACCTTCGCGAAGGGCGTCAACTCCGGCTACGTCCCCGCGGGCGGCGTGATGATCTCCGAGGCCATCTCCAAGACGTTCGACGACCGCGTGTTCCCCGGCGGTCTCACGTACTCGGGCCACCCGCTCGCCATGGCGTCGATCGTCGCCACCATCGAGGCGATGGAGCAGGAGAAGATCGTCGAGAACGCCGCCACGATCGGCGAGACCGTGATCGGCCCCCGCCTCGCCGCGATGGCCGAGCGGCTCGACGTGATCGGCGAGGTCCGTGGCATCGGCGTGTTCTGGGCCATTGAGCTGGTGGCGGACGCCGAGACGCGCGAGATGCTGCCCGCCTCCGAGATGGGCGCCATCAAGAAGGCTCTCATGGCGCACGGGCTGCTGCCCTTCCTTGCGGACAACCGGATCCACGTGGTGCCGCCGGCCGTCATCACGGCCGACGAGGCCGAGACGGGCCTGGCGATCATCGAGAAGGTGCTGTCGGAGCGCTGAGCTCCACCTCGGCAGGGGGCTCCCCGCACGGCCCGATCGGCGGTTACGATCGCAACCACAAGACATATCCCGACCGGGGTCCCGTCCGAGCATGTGCGGTAGGGCCCACCCACGGTCACGAGCCTGAGGGGGCCCCGGTGCAGACGGACGCAGCCCACACCGTGCCCCAGCTGCGGCGGGAGGCAGGTGGCTCCGCTTGGGGGCTTGCGGCCACGCTGCTCGTCGTCGCCGTCCTGACCATCGCGTCCGTGCTCGTGCAGATGTCCGGCCTGCCCGCGTCGACGGTGGCCGCGGCCGACGTGTCCCCGTCCGCAGCCGCCCCGGCACCTGTGGTCACCGTGACGCCGTCGCCGCCGCCTTTGGCCGGCGTGCCCGAGGACGTGACTGAACCGCTCACGCCTCCCGTCGCCCTGTTCATCGGCGACTCCTACAGCTACGGCACCGGAGCAAGCGACGACGAGCATCGTTGGACCACCCGGGTCGCGCAGATCGAGGGCTGGGAGGAGGTCAATCATGCGTACGGCGGAACGGGGTACATCTCGCTCTCCAACGTCTGCGCTCCCGACCTGTGCCCCGCCTACTCGGAAGCGATCGACGAGGCCGTCGCCGACGGCGTGCAGCCGGCGATCGTGGTCATCGCCGGCGGTCAGAACGACACGGACGAATGGCTTGCGGGCGTCGACGTCGTCGCGGCCATCCAGGAGACGTATGAGAAGGCGCGGGCAGAGTTCCCGCACGCATGGATCATCGCGGTCGGGCCGTCCTGGATCGGCGACGTCCAGGACTGGCAGGTCGACTTCGATCAGGCGGTGCAAGACGCTGCGGCAGCGGTGGGGGCGAGCTACATCAGCCTGCTGGATCCGCAGGTTCTCGACGACCCCTCGTACACGGTGGAGGACGGTGTCCACGTGGACGATGCAGGGCATGCGGCGATCGCTCGCCGGGTGATCGAGTCGCTCACCCTCATGAGGGCCGAGCCCCGCGAGACCCCTGCCGCCGCACCTGCGCTCGCTGCCGCCCGATATTAGGCGAGCGCGTCCTTCACGGACTGGTCCACGTCGCGCATCAGACGTGGCAGCAGTCGATCGACGAGCGCCATCAACGGTCGCTGGACCAGGACCGAACGGATGGCCTCCAACAGCGTCGCGGCCACGAACACCACCACGAAGCCGCCGATCAGGGTGGGCACCAGGCCGATCGAGACCACGTGCCCCGGGATGTCGAGCGTGTCCTTCCACAGCCAGGTGCGCATGAGCGGGAGGTCGTGGAAGAGGTACACCCCGAACATGAGCGACGCGATCCAGTTCACGAGCCTCGAGTGCCGCGCCGGCATCCTCCGCACCGCCTGGAAGAGGAGCAGCGCCGCGGCGAAGGACAGCGGAGACGACTCCAGGGTGAGTCCGAACGGGCCGATCTCGAGCTCCGGGTAGTACGTCGCGAGGTACCACGCCAGCATCGCGGCGAACGGAAGCGCCGCTATCGCACCGATCGCGGCGAGCGTCCAGCCGCGGCCATGGCCACGGACCTCGGGCGCGTGGTGGCGCAGGTAGCCGCCCACCAGGTAGACGGTGAGGAACCATGAGAACGACCCGAGCCCGAACTTGAACGCAGGGACGAGGGTCTGCATGGTCGCGATCGACATGAGCACGATGATGAGCGCCCGCAGCTGGTCACGCGAGGCCGCGCGGATGAAGGTGTTGACGAACGGGCTCAGCACCATGAGCAGCAGGTATGCGGTGGCGAACCAGTACTGGTAGGTGAGGATCGGCTGGAACGAGTGATAGGTCGACAGGCTGTCGAAGCGTGCCACCCCGACGTGGATGGCGAGACCGCACAGGATCCACGCGGTCGTCCATACCTGGATGACGAGCGATGCGAGGGATCGGACCCTGAGGCGGGAGCCCGACATGAAGAACGCGCCGACCAGCAGGAAGAGGTCGACGCCTGCCTTGCCGAAGCTCGCCGCTGCGGCCGCCACATAGTCGCCGTGGTCGCCGGCGGTGAGGTACGGCTCACCGTGCACGACGACGTGGTGCATCACGATCGCCATCATCGAGACGACGCGCAGCAGCTCAAGGTTGGAATTGCGGACCGTCTTCGCCGGCCGGTTGCCGCCGGCGGGCGCGGACGGTGCCGCGGGGACGGAGACCACTGGTTCCGTGGTGGTGATCACTCGGAGTCCTCCTGACGCCGTGAGGAACGGATGGCGCCCCTCAAGCGCTCCCGCATGTGCGTGAGACCGGCTACAGCGTCCGCTCGAACTCCTCCATGAAGGCGATCATCTGAGCGGCCTCGACCAGGAATCCGTCGTGGCCGACGGGGGAGTGGACCACCTTGATGCCTTGCGAGCCTGACAAGGCTGCGTCGATCCGCTGGGAGTTCTGCATGGGGTACAGGCGGTCCGAGTCGATCGCGATGACCAGCGCGGGGTCGGTGTAGCGTGCGAGCGCGGTCTCGACGCCGCCGCGTCCGCGACCCACGTCGTGCGATTGGATCGCGCGTGCGAGCGCGACGTACGTGTTCGCGTCGAAGCGCCTCGCGAGCTTGCGGGCATGATGCTCGAGGTAGGACTGCACGGAGAACAGGCCGCCTTTGCCCAGGGGGTCGGAATCCCCCTGGTAGTTACGGTCGAAGCGGTCGTTGAGCTCGCCTGCGCTGCGGTAGGTCGTGTGCGCGATCATGCGGGCGATCCCGATGCCGATGTGAGGTCCGTCGCCGTCGGCGGCGTCGTAGTAGTCGCCGGCCCGGTAACGCGGGTCGGCGAGGATCGCGGCGATCTGCGACGTCGACCAGGCGATCTGGTCGGCGGTGGTGGCGGCCGTGGAGCCGACGGGCGCGATCGCTCCCGTGCGCTCGGGTGCCATGACCGTCCATTCGAGCGCGCGCATGCCACCCATGGACGGCCCTGCGATCAGGCGCCAGCGGTCGATGCCCAGGTGGTCCGTGACGGCGATCTCGGCGTTCACCATGTCGCGCATCGTGACGTACGGGAATCGCGAGCCCCATGGCTGCCCGTCGTCGGGGTGCGCGGACGCGGGGCCGGTGCTGCCTTGGCAGCCTCCGATCACGTTCGCGCTGACGATGTAGTGCCTGGCCGGGTCGATCGGCTTGCCGGGGCCGACCATGGCGTTCCACCAGCCGCCGGTGTGGTGGCCGGGCTCGGACGGGCCGAACACGTGGCTGTCGCCGGTGAGGGCGTGCGCGATGTAGACGGCATTGTCCTTCGCGGCGTTGAGCTCGCCCCACGTCTCGTACGCCATGACGGCGTCGGGGAGCACGCCCAGCGGGTCCGACTCGAGCGGGAGGTCGCCGATCGTCACGAACTGGCGGCGACCCGGGTGGTCGCCCACGCGCCACGCGGCGGAGGCGGGGATGGGTGCGCCCGGGCCGGGGCCCTCGTCGGCGGCCCAGGCGTCGGTCTCGATGCCGTCGTCGTCCATAGCGGTCTCAGCCTAGGGCACCCTGTGCATCCGCGCGGATCGCGGCTATGATCACATCTGTCACATCAGTCTCAAGAGTTTCAGGCCGATGCCGATGATCGTGAGAGCAATTGCACACCTGTCAGGGGTGTCGAACCGGGCGAATCGGACCTAGCATCGAGAAGCCCTGCGGCAACCCCTGGCCGCGACGACAGGCGCCTTCGCGCGCGAGGAGAACGTGGAACCACAGCACCGCATGGCCCGAGTCGTGGCGGCCGGACGCCGGTCGGCCGGCGTGCTCGTGCTCGCGCTCGCCGCCTCGGTGCTCGCCGTCACCCAGTCGTCCACCGCTCTCGCCTACCCAGGCGCCGACGACATCGCCGCCGCGAAGTCCGCCGCGGAGAACCAGGCGGCGACCGTCGACCAGCTCGACGCCGCGATCGCCCAGCTCCAGGCCGCCTCCGACACGGCCAACATCGCGGCGCTGTCCGCCGCAGAGGACTACAACGTCGCGCAGGACGCGAACGTGCAGGCCCAGCGGGACCTCTTCTCCGCCAACGCCAAGGCAGACGACGCGGACGCCGCGCTCGAGGACGCCAAGGCGAACCTCGCCGCGGTCGCGCTCGCGGACTACCGCAACGGCGGGGACCTGGCGCAGGTCGAGGCGATGATGACCGCTGACGGATTCGACGACGTGATCGCACGCACCGAATCGCTCGACCGCGCGTCGAGCCGTGTGGACGCGGTGCTGCAGCAGGTCAAGGCCGCCGAGCTCGTCGCCACGACCATGCGTGGATACGCCGAGACGGCCGCCAGCACCGCAGTCGCAGCCGAGCAGACCGCGCTCACCACCCTGCAGACCGCGCAGCAGGCGCAGTCCGACGCGAACGCCGCAGTCGCCGAGGCCGAGCAGGTGCAGGCCCAGGCCGTCGCACGGCTCGCCGACCTCCAGGGCACCACCGTCGCGCTCGAGCAGCAGCGCCAGGCCGGCCTGGCGGCCGATCGCGCCGCCGCGCAGCAGGCCGCAGCCGCGAAGGCTGCCGCCGACAAGGCCGCTGCCGACAAGGCCGCTGCCGACAAGGCGGCCGCCGACAAGGCTGCCGCGGACAAGGCTGCCGCTGACAAGGCCGCTCAGGACGCCGCAAGCTCCGGCTCCAGCGGGTCCTCCGGCGGCTCGACGGGTTCGGACTCGGGCAGCGGCTCCACGGATTCCGGATCCGCGAGCGGCAACGGGTCCACCGGATCAGGCTCGACCGGGGGATCAGGCTCGACCGGCGGCTCCACCGACACGGGGTCCTCAAGCGACTGGAAGTCCAGCGCCGCGCAGGGTCAGACCGCTGCGGCGGCTGCGCTCACGCTGACGGGGGCCACGTACGCGTACGGCGGCAGCGGTCCGTCGTACGACTGCTCGGGCCTGACGCAGTACGCGTGGGGCAAGGCGGGTCTCTACCTGCCGCACAGCTCGCGGCTGCAGTACAGCTACACGACGCACGTGTCGTTCTCGCAGCTCCGGGTGGGCGACCTCATCTTCTGGGGCACCGATCAGCAGGCGTCGCTGATCTACCACGTAGCCATCTACATCGGCAACGGCAAGGTCATGGAGGCCAAGGCCCCTGGCACGCTCGCAGGCACCCGCGTCTACAACAACTGGGCCGTGGGCGACATCATGCCGTACGCCGGCCGTCCGTAGCCTCCGTACGCTGCCCGTTCGCGGCGGAGGAGCCGCCGCTGTCTCGGGCCCCGCGTCTGGATGGATCGTCAGCGCGACGCCCCTCCCTGACAGTTCGAACCAATCTGGGCGCGGCGCGCCGGTCGGCACATCGTCCGCCATCCGACGCGCCGGCACGTCTACCGCTGGGATGGTTCAGAGTGTCCGCCACGGAGAGACAACGCCGGGTCAGGCAGCCTCCGTGGACGACGAAGGCCCCTGGCATCTGCCAGGGGCCTTCCCTCACATCCAGCACGCGGCGGCCACCTTCGGCCGCCCCTGATCCGACCGGGCTCAGTGCTCCTGAGGCGGGTAGAGCGGGTTCATGTGCGCGAACGGCGTGCCCGCGGCGCGGTCGAACGACCGGGTGATCTCGCGCTCGGCATCCGCGCGGCCCACCCACGTGGCGCCCTCGACGGACTTGCCTGGCTCGAGGTCCTTGTAGACCTCGAAGAAGTGCTGCACCTCGAGGCGGTGGAAGTCTGACACGTCGGTCAGCTCCTGACGCCACGTCTGACGCTGGTCGCCCACGGGCACGCACAGCACCTTGTCGTCGCCGCCGGCCTCGTCGCGCATGCGGAACATGCCGAGCGCACGGCAGCGGATCTGGCAGCCGGGGAACGTGGGCTCCTCGAGCAGGACCAGGGCGTCCAGCGGGTCGCCGTCCTCACCGAGCGTCCCGTCGATGAATCCGTAGTCGTCCGGGTAGCGGGTGGAGGTGAACAGCATGCGGTCCAGGCGGATGCGACCGGTGTGGTGGTCCACCTCATACTTGTTTCGCGAGCCCTTGGGGATCTCGATGGTGACGTCGAACTCCATGACGGTCCTTAAGGTCGGGGAAGCGGCCTTGTCCGGCCGCGCAGGAGATAACTGGATACTAGTGTGACGCATCGACACGGAAGGTGGATATGAGGACAAGGACGGTGATCGCGGTCGCGGTCCCCTCTGCCCTCGTCGTCGCCTACGTCGGCGCGGACATCGCGGACCTGGTTCCCGGGCCTCTCACCGCGGCGGCGGTGGAGCAGGCTGCTCCGTACCTGACAGCGTCGCCCGCGCCGTCGTCGTCCATGCTCCCCGTCCTGCTGGACGGGATGGGCGAGGACGCACCGGAGCCGTCCGCAGCGGCGATCCAGACGCTCGCGCAGGGACTTCGCGACGACTCCCGCACAGGCGCGTCCACGAACGTGTCGGTGGTGGACCTCCTCACGGGGGACGTGCTCGCCGACCTGGGCGCGGACGATCCCCAGACGCCGGCGTCCACGACCAAGGTGCTCACCGTCACGGCCGCGCTCGCCACGCTCGGCCCGGACCACACCTTCACGACGTCGGTGTCGTGGGACGAGACGACGCGCACACTGACCCTCATCGCGGGCGGCGACATCCTGCTCGCCGCGGGCTACGGCCATGGGGAGGACCTGGGCGCCGACGTGTCGGCCGACGACGTCGCGACGTTCGGCGGCCCGCATCCTGCGAACGGGTATGCGGGGGTCGCCGACCTCGCAGATCAGATCGTCTCGTCGCTCGGCACGGGAATCGGCCCGGTGACGGTCGCCGTCGACACGGGCGCCTACCCTGGCCCCGCCTACCCCGACTCGTGGCCGGCCTATGCGCTGCAGCACGGCTACGCCGGGCGCGTGACCGGAATCGAGATCGACGAGGGACGCCTCACGGACGACGCGTACGCGCAGCGCTCCGAGGATCCGTCCGGCGACGTGGCGACCACTCTCGCGAGCCTGCTGACCGATCGGGGCATCACCGTGAGCGGGACGGCGTCGCGCGCGTCGTCCTCGTCCGCGGCGATCGTCGCGAGCGTCGAGTCCGCCCCGCTGTCGGACATCGTCGCCTACACGCTGCGCGATTCGGACAACACGGTCGCGGAGCAGCTGGGGCGCAACATCGCGCTCGCCGCCGGGAATCCGGCGACGCCGGCGGGAGCCGCGCAGGCCATCACCGACGCGCTCGCGGGCATGGGCGTCGACACGGCGGGCCTGCAGCTGCACGACAGCGCCGGGTTCTCAGACCAGAACCTCATCACCCCGAACCAGCTCGTCGGCGCGCTCCGCGCCACGGCGCTGAACCCCGCTACCAGCGGCATCCTCGACTGGCTCCCCATCGTCGGCGTCGAAGGGACGGTCGCGGACCGTGCCGCGACCGACGAGGTGGTCGGCAGAAGCCTCGCGAAGACCGGCTCGCTCACAGGCGTCACCGCGCTCGCGGGCCTGGTCGAGACGGCCGACGGGCGCTGGCTGGTGTTCTCCACGCTGCTCGACGGCATGGCCGCGGGCCAGACGCAGCCTCGTGCCGCCATCGACGACTTCACGGCCGCTTTGGCAGGATGTGGCTGTGAAGGCTGACCGCCCATGAGCGCACCGCACCCGTCCGTGGCCGCGTGCCGTTCGGCTGTCCGCCAGGCGCTCGACGGCATGCCGATCGGCACCAAGGTGTGGGTGGCGCTCTCGGGCGGACCCGACTCGCTCGCGCTCGCGGCAGCCACCGCCTACGTGGGTCGCAAGGAGGGGTACCTCACCGGAGCGATCATCGTGGACCACGGCCTCCAGGCAGGATCGGACCGCGTCGCGCAGCACGCGGCCGAGCAGGCGCGCCTCGCGGGCATCTACAGCGTGTTCGTCGAGCGGGTGGTGGTGGGTCGTGACGGCGGGCTCGAGGCCGCCGCGCGCAAGGCCCGCTACGACGCCATCAACGCGCGCGTCGACACGGAGGGCGGGCATGACCCGCAGATCCTCACGGGCCACACCATGGACGACCAGGCGGAGACGGTCCTGCTCGCGCTGGCTCGCGGATCCGGCGCCCGCGCGCTGTCCGGCATCCCGCCCCGGCGCGGAAGGATCGCGAGGCCCTTCCTCTCCGTCCGCCGCTCCGACACGGTCGGCGCGTGCTCCGCCCAGGGGCTGACCCCCTGGCACGATCCGAC
This genomic window contains:
- a CDS encoding aspartate aminotransferase family protein; translated protein: MSQSPFIQPSDNATITAADTGNVFHSWSAQAGLAPMPIASGSGVKVWDFDGNEYLDFSSQLVNVNIGYQHPAVVTAIQEQAARLATVGPAYANDARAKAAQKILEHAPEGMQKIFFTNAGADANENAIRMARLHTGRDKVLSLYRSYHGNTGAAIVATGDWRRVPNEFARGHVHAFGPYLYRSEFWASTAEEESARALHHLERIVQAEGPSSIAAMLFETIPGTAGVLMPPPGYLHGVREICDRYGIILILDEVMAGFGRTGAWLALDNFDVRPDLVTFAKGVNSGYVPAGGVMISEAISKTFDDRVFPGGLTYSGHPLAMASIVATIEAMEQEKIVENAATIGETVIGPRLAAMAERLDVIGEVRGIGVFWAIELVADAETREMLPASEMGAIKKALMAHGLLPFLADNRIHVVPPAVITADEAETGLAIIEKVLSER
- a CDS encoding GDSL-type esterase/lipase family protein codes for the protein MQTDAAHTVPQLRREAGGSAWGLAATLLVVAVLTIASVLVQMSGLPASTVAAADVSPSAAAPAPVVTVTPSPPPLAGVPEDVTEPLTPPVALFIGDSYSYGTGASDDEHRWTTRVAQIEGWEEVNHAYGGTGYISLSNVCAPDLCPAYSEAIDEAVADGVQPAIVVIAGGQNDTDEWLAGVDVVAAIQETYEKARAEFPHAWIIAVGPSWIGDVQDWQVDFDQAVQDAAAAVGASYISLLDPQVLDDPSYTVEDGVHVDDAGHAAIARRVIESLTLMRAEPRETPAAAPALAAARY
- a CDS encoding acyltransferase; this encodes MITTTEPVVSVPAAPSAPAGGNRPAKTVRNSNLELLRVVSMMAIVMHHVVVHGEPYLTAGDHGDYVAAAAASFGKAGVDLFLLVGAFFMSGSRLRVRSLASLVIQVWTTAWILCGLAIHVGVARFDSLSTYHSFQPILTYQYWFATAYLLLMVLSPFVNTFIRAASRDQLRALIIVLMSIATMQTLVPAFKFGLGSFSWFLTVYLVGGYLRHHAPEVRGHGRGWTLAAIGAIAALPFAAMLAWYLATYYPELEIGPFGLTLESSPLSFAAALLLFQAVRRMPARHSRLVNWIASLMFGVYLFHDLPLMRTWLWKDTLDIPGHVVSIGLVPTLIGGFVVVFVAATLLEAIRSVLVQRPLMALVDRLLPRLMRDVDQSVKDALA
- the metX gene encoding homoserine O-acetyltransferase MetX — protein: MDDDGIETDAWAADEGPGPGAPIPASAAWRVGDHPGRRQFVTIGDLPLESDPLGVLPDAVMAYETWGELNAAKDNAVYIAHALTGDSHVFGPSEPGHHTGGWWNAMVGPGKPIDPARHYIVSANVIGGCQGSTGPASAHPDDGQPWGSRFPYVTMRDMVNAEIAVTDHLGIDRWRLIAGPSMGGMRALEWTVMAPERTGAIAPVGSTAATTADQIAWSTSQIAAILADPRYRAGDYYDAADGDGPHIGIGIARMIAHTTYRSAGELNDRFDRNYQGDSDPLGKGGLFSVQSYLEHHARKLARRFDANTYVALARAIQSHDVGRGRGGVETALARYTDPALVIAIDSDRLYPMQNSQRIDAALSGSQGIKVVHSPVGHDGFLVEAAQMIAFMEEFERTL
- a CDS encoding C40 family peptidase, giving the protein MEPQHRMARVVAAGRRSAGVLVLALAASVLAVTQSSTALAYPGADDIAAAKSAAENQAATVDQLDAAIAQLQAASDTANIAALSAAEDYNVAQDANVQAQRDLFSANAKADDADAALEDAKANLAAVALADYRNGGDLAQVEAMMTADGFDDVIARTESLDRASSRVDAVLQQVKAAELVATTMRGYAETAASTAVAAEQTALTTLQTAQQAQSDANAAVAEAEQVQAQAVARLADLQGTTVALEQQRQAGLAADRAAAQQAAAAKAAADKAAADKAAADKAAADKAAADKAAADKAAQDAASSGSSGSSGGSTGSDSGSGSTDSGSASGNGSTGSGSTGGSGSTGGSTDTGSSSDWKSSAAQGQTAAAAALTLTGATYAYGGSGPSYDCSGLTQYAWGKAGLYLPHSSRLQYSYTTHVSFSQLRVGDLIFWGTDQQASLIYHVAIYIGNGKVMEAKAPGTLAGTRVYNNWAVGDIMPYAGRP
- a CDS encoding inorganic diphosphatase — encoded protein: MEFDVTIEIPKGSRNKYEVDHHTGRIRLDRMLFTSTRYPDDYGFIDGTLGEDGDPLDALVLLEEPTFPGCQIRCRALGMFRMRDEAGGDDKVLCVPVGDQRQTWRQELTDVSDFHRLEVQHFFEVYKDLEPGKSVEGATWVGRADAEREITRSFDRAAGTPFAHMNPLYPPQEH
- the dacB gene encoding D-alanyl-D-alanine carboxypeptidase/D-alanyl-D-alanine endopeptidase, translating into MRTRTVIAVAVPSALVVAYVGADIADLVPGPLTAAAVEQAAPYLTASPAPSSSMLPVLLDGMGEDAPEPSAAAIQTLAQGLRDDSRTGASTNVSVVDLLTGDVLADLGADDPQTPASTTKVLTVTAALATLGPDHTFTTSVSWDETTRTLTLIAGGDILLAAGYGHGEDLGADVSADDVATFGGPHPANGYAGVADLADQIVSSLGTGIGPVTVAVDTGAYPGPAYPDSWPAYALQHGYAGRVTGIEIDEGRLTDDAYAQRSEDPSGDVATTLASLLTDRGITVSGTASRASSSSAAIVASVESAPLSDIVAYTLRDSDNTVAEQLGRNIALAAGNPATPAGAAQAITDALAGMGVDTAGLQLHDSAGFSDQNLITPNQLVGALRATALNPATSGILDWLPIVGVEGTVADRAATDEVVGRSLAKTGSLTGVTALAGLVETADGRWLVFSTLLDGMAAGQTQPRAAIDDFTAALAGCGCEG
- the tilS gene encoding tRNA lysidine(34) synthetase TilS, producing the protein MSAPHPSVAACRSAVRQALDGMPIGTKVWVALSGGPDSLALAAATAYVGRKEGYLTGAIIVDHGLQAGSDRVAQHAAEQARLAGIYSVFVERVVVGRDGGLEAAARKARYDAINARVDTEGGHDPQILTGHTMDDQAETVLLALARGSGARALSGIPPRRGRIARPFLSVRRSDTVGACSAQGLTPWHDPTNTDPDGPRRSALRASVMPALVDVLGPGVVSGLARSAALLQADADELDRQARSAMQTSTSTVRADEWRCDMLAALPDAIRSRMLKMLAEAKGAGPLTTVHVNALDALVTQYKGQGAVSLPGGYEARREYGRLVISHPLERPAT